The genomic region AAGGGCTGGGACCCTGGGCGTTTCCCAGCGCCCATGTCCTACGCGCTACCGTGACCTACGGCTTTCTTGCCATCCTTATCGCCAGGGTTCTACCGTTGAATCTGCGCTGGCTGCCCTACAGCCTGGCCAGCTCCATTATCGCAGGCGTAGCGCTCTCCCGGCTTTACCTGGGCGCGCACTGGCTGAGTGATGTAGTCGCCAGTCTGCTGTTGGGCACTGCCTGGATCGCAGCCCTGGGCATGGCCTGGTATCGGCATGCCGAGTTGGAACGTCACTGGTTGGGACTCACGCTCAGTGCAATGATCGCCGCCGGTTTCGCCACCGCTCTGGGAAGCCACCTCTATCAGACTGAGGATTTCCAGCGCTACCGCCCTGCCCCACCGACCCAGACGATCAGCCTGCAAGCTTGGCAACAGAGCGCAGCCGACTCGCTGCCCCGCCATCGGCACGATATACGTGAACGACTGGATCACCCATTCAACGTTCAGCTTGCCGGACCGCCACAGCCGCTGATCGACACCCTGGAGAGCCGGGGCTGGCAGCGGGCAGAGATGCTGGGATGGCACAATCTGCTACGCATGCTCTCACCTTCTCTGGCGCTGCGGGAACTTCCCCTTTTGCCCCAGGTTCACGACGGCAGTTACGAAAGCATCACACTGGTAAAACACCCCGATGCAGGTGAACAGTTGGTATTACGCCTCTGGTCCACACCCGTGATTTTACGGCCATTACAACAACCTGTCTGGATCGGCAACGTCTCCCGCCAGCGCCAGGCATACCTGCTCGGCCTGTTGACCTATCCCGTCACGGAGAGCAACTTTCAGACACCGCTGGAGATTCTGAATAAAGACAGTGCAGATTTCCCCCGCATAGAGAGGAAAGAGCCGGACTCCCCGCTTCTCCTTGGGCCTGTCGACGCAAGCTGAACCAGGCCGTCGAATGCGGGCAAATGGACAGGTCGAAATTTCAGTTAACAAAGTATGTGCCGATACAGGATTGAGCATGATGCGAACCGTTTTCGGCACAGATACTCTTTTCGGCGAATAGGCCCATGATAGACGCAGCACCCTCACTTGGCAGCCGCAGATACCACCGACTTACCATAGCGACCCTAATCTGCTTACTCCTCTCGTTTATCCAGACCAGTTTCGTCGAGGCGAAAGAGAGAGAGGAGGTGACAATCGGCGTGCTTGCCAAACGGGGTGCGGCCAAGACCACTGTCAAGTGGGGTGCCACAGCCGCCTACCTCACGCAGCGTTTACCCAACTACAGTTTTCGTATCGTGCCCATGCCATTCGATGACATACCGATACTGGTCAAAAACCAGTTGATGGACTTCGTCATCGTCAATTCCGGAATCTACATCGATCTCGCCCATAAATACCGGGTACAGAGAGTGCTGACGATGGTCAACCAACTGTCACCTGGCATCAACACAACCCATTTCGGCAGCGTTATCTTTACCCGTTCTGACAATAAGCGCATACATTCCCTGGATGATCTGGAGAAGCAACGGGTTGCCGCCGTACACTCAACATCCCTGGGTGGATGGATCATGGCATTGAGCGAGATCCGGAAAGCGGGGCTGGACGAATACGATTTTGCCTCCCTGGAGTTTCTCAATACCCACGATGATGTGGTACAGGCGATCCTGGAGCGCAGAGCCGACGTCGGCATTGTCCGTACCGATACCCTCGAACGCATGGAGAAAGAGGGCAAAATCAGGACTGGGCCACTGCATGTCATCAACGAACAGCAGTTCAGTGATTTTCCCTATGCGGTCAGCACCCCACTCTACCCGGAGTGGCCAATTGCCAAACTCCCCCATACCTCCTCCGAGTTGGCACGCCAGGTGGCAGTTGCCCTGCTGCAGATGCCTACGGAGAGCACTGCAGCCAAAAACGCCAAAATCAACGGCTGGAATATTCCCGAAAACTATCAGCCGGTGCGGGATGTCCTGCAACAACTGGCGCTTAGCCCCTTCGATCATGACTACAGAATCACTCTCAAGGCTGCAATCAAAACCTACTGGTATTGGACTGCCCTCGTCATCGCTATCATGCTGCTGCTCGGCTTTCTGCTGCTGCGTGTTTCCCGACTCAACAAGGCGCTGAATGCCCAACAGATCGACATGCGCCAGAATGAAGAGCGCCTGCACGCCACTTTTGAGCAGGCAGCTGTCGGCATCGCCCACACGAATGCCAGTGGCCAGATTCTCC from Gammaproteobacteria bacterium (ex Lamellibrachia satsuma) harbors:
- a CDS encoding PhnD/SsuA/transferrin family substrate-binding protein gives rise to the protein MIDAAPSLGSRRYHRLTIATLICLLLSFIQTSFVEAKEREEVTIGVLAKRGAAKTTVKWGATAAYLTQRLPNYSFRIVPMPFDDIPILVKNQLMDFVIVNSGIYIDLAHKYRVQRVLTMVNQLSPGINTTHFGSVIFTRSDNKRIHSLDDLEKQRVAAVHSTSLGGWIMALSEIRKAGLDEYDFASLEFLNTHDDVVQAILERRADVGIVRTDTLERMEKEGKIRTGPLHVINEQQFSDFPYAVSTPLYPEWPIAKLPHTSSELARQVAVALLQMPTESTAAKNAKINGWNIPENYQPVRDVLQQLALSPFDHDYRITLKAAIKTYWYWTALVIAIMLLLGFLLLRVSRLNKALNAQQIDMRQNEERLHATFEQAAVGIAHTNASGQILRLNQKICEITGYSARELKEMNLNDLISGEDLATEIQNLDMLRSGQSSNISVQLRLLRPDQSDKWIMLNISSIKDEQGRIKYLVAVMNDLDQLKRLEEEARRSEQQKKLILDIAGDGILGLDLNANHTFVNPAAARMLGYEVDEMLNKNSHKMWHHSHADGSGFRENECPITHVLAKGLTHRGKDEVFWRKDGSSFQAEYTSTPIIENEVITGAVVIFRKTVKDTATAID